A stretch of Megalobrama amblycephala isolate DHTTF-2021 linkage group LG14, ASM1881202v1, whole genome shotgun sequence DNA encodes these proteins:
- the LOC125244915 gene encoding zinc-alpha-2-glycoprotein-like: protein MVHMSKHIFFIVWLIFQTLLRDAHQAEHKEKHFLHYKFTVLTKADTFPEFSAEGVCDDRQIKHYNNEERVWILTEDDWTEPPDPSDSRDWFIHQIRTLTNCTNSQCSELHVLQRIIGCELEKLPDGTVNLTVFDEYGFDGEDFISFNSDTMKWIEKNPKAKETKEKWDLHTERNQFIKYFLKNCTDWISKFNNSKKSSPDVHVSVRKAPDDDSNLVLTCLATGFYPREVQMNIRLNRINLEDQTSSEIRPNDDETFQMRISVKIDRKHEGSYDCHVIHSSLTEPVTVKWDFDSETESRWRFIAGAAAAVVAGLGFLFWLCLKVQKVQSHNVVESQTSVPNPDTEQAAVSLFNYETGVTLLTGI, encoded by the exons ATGGTTCACATGTCTAAACATATTTTCTTTATAGTTTGGCTTATTTTTCAAACTCTTCTAAGAGATGCTCATCAAGCTGAGCACAAAG AGAAACACTTCCTGCACTACAAGTTTACAGTCCTGACTAAAGCAGACACATTCCCAGAGTTCAGTGCTGAGGGTGTGTGTGATGACAGACAGATCAAACACTACAATAATGAAGAAAGAGTCTGGATTCTGACTGAAGATGACTGGACTGAACCTCCAGATCCATCTGATTCTAGAGACTGGTTCATTCATCAGATCAGGACTCTGACAAACTGCACAAACTCACAGTGTTCTG AGCTTCATGTTCTTCAGAGAATAATTGGCTGTGAACTGGAGAAACTTCCTGATGGAACAGTGAATCTGACTGTCTTTGATGAATATGGATTTGATGGAGAGGATTTTATATCCTTTAATTCTGACACTATGAAGTGGATTGAGAAAAACCCCAAAGCCAAAGAAACTAAAGAGAAATGGGATCTTCACACAGAACGAAACCAGTTCATCAAGTATTTCCTCAAGAACTGCACTGACTGGATCTCAAAGTTTAACAACTCAAAAAAGA gTTCTCCAGATGTTCATGTCTCTGTGAGGAAAGCTCCTGATGATGACAGTAATCTGGTTCTGACGTGTCTGGCCACTGGTTTCTACCCCAGAGAAGTTCAGATGAACATTAGATTGAACAGAATTAATCTTGAGGATCAAACATCTTCTGAAATCAGACCAAATGATGATGAAACCTTTCAGATGAGAATCAGTGTGAAGATCGACAGAAAACATGAAGGATCTTATGATTGTCATGTCATTCACAGCAGTCTGACTGAACCAGTTACAGTAAAATGGG ATTTTGACAGTGAAACAGAATCTCGATGGCGTTTTATAGCAGGAGCAGCAGCAGCTGTGGTCGCAGGTCTAGGGTTTTTGTTTTGGCTTTGTTTAAAAGTTCAAAAG GTTCAAAGTCATAATGTTGTAGAATCACAGACTTCAGTCCCTAATCCTGACACTGAACAAGCTGCGGTCAGTCTGTTCAACTATGAGACAGGAGTCACACTACTGACCGGGATCTGA
- the LOC125244929 gene encoding zinc-alpha-2-glycoprotein-like, which produces MFTALTKENIFPAYIAEAKSDDKQIAYYNNEEREWIRENLTDWTNAPAEPPETRQWFLDLLYDLSKCRTSANCSYHVLQRITGCKLEKLPDGTKSVTVFDEYAFDGEDFISFNADTMKWIDKSPKAKETKMKWDHQTKRKKLFRLYLKNCSEWILTFNNTQKRSPDVHVFAKKSPDAECKLNLTCLATVFYPRDVEMIIRLNKTELENQTSSEIRPNGDETFQMRISVKIDRNLKGSYDCLLIHSSLTEPVSVEWDGKLWKTSNCEPETGWRVIVGVVGVFVLVVLAVIGCFIYKSRRSNGLMTNVRYYGGVNEQLPGQR; this is translated from the exons ATGTTTACAGCCCTGACCAAAGAAAACATATTCCCTGCGTACATTGCTGAGGCCAAGTCGGATGACAAACAGATCGCTTACTACAATAATGAAGAAAGAGAATGGATAAGAGAGAATCTGACTGACTGGACCAATGCTCCTGCAGAACCACCTGAAACTAGACAATGGTTCCTAGATCTGCTGTACGATCTGTCAAAGTGCAGAACATCTGCAAACTGTTCTT ATCATGTTCTTCAGAGAATAACTGgctgtaaactggagaaacttCCTGATGGAACAAAGAGTGTGACTGTCTTTGATGAATATGCATTTGATGGAGAGgattttatatcatttaatgCTGACACTATGAAGTGGATTGATAAAAGCCCCAAAGCCAAAGAAACCAAAATGAAATGGGATCATCAAACAAAACGTAAAAAACTCTTCAGGCTTTATCTCAAAAACTGTTCTGAGTGGATCCTCACATTTaacaacacacaaaaaa GATCTccagatgttcatgtctttgcGAAGAAATCTCCTGATGCTGAATGTAAGCTGAATCTGACGTGTCTGGCCACTGTTTTCTACCCTAGAGATGTTGAGATGATAATTAGATTGAACAAAACTGAACTTGAGAACCAAACATCTTCTGAAATCAGACCAAATGGTGATGAAACCTTTCAGATGAGAATCAGTGTGAAGATCGACAGAAACCTCAAAGGATCTTATGATTGTCTGCTCATTCACAGCAGTCTGACTGAACCAGTTTCAGTAGAATGGG ATGGAAAACTGTGGAAAACTTCTAACTGTGAACCAGAAACTGGATGGCGTGTTATAGTAGGAGTAGTAGGTGTGTTTGTACTTGTAGTTCtcgctgtgattggttgtttcATCTACAAAAGCAGAAGGTCAAATG GTCTGATGACAAATGTCCGCTATTATGGAGGAGTGAATGAGCAGTTACCAGGACAGAGATGA